A section of the Oryzias melastigma strain HK-1 linkage group LG2, ASM292280v2, whole genome shotgun sequence genome encodes:
- the LOC112156729 gene encoding SLAIN motif-containing protein 1 (The sequence of the model RefSeq protein was modified relative to this genomic sequence to represent the inferred CDS: added 163 bases not found in genome assembly) has protein sequence MEAAVLTAMAEVECGGGGNMLKAELEVKKLQELVRKLERQNEQLRSRSGGCRQSSLETFHYFQPHSVDDEATEDEEEEEEEEEEQLVLDDLELLDLDSLSSEPDETWLYSSSKSTQSSSDSLTPLEWCRKVLDSPKSEVEAARKSLSLKLEQVSRWRSSLPNPSLSSSSSSSSPGPPRVAGVSPISSSPQPPDRPAPSYSSPIHPLLHRTLSPIGKELSPVAERTPTFLPHPASQGRSQRRSAFSAQSSVDSDLGASELEDDPVGLEYKLQDLTDVQVMARLQEESLRQDYASTSCVLANRRSQSFSFQLSSLGAGRGLEEDDEEDEDDYGLLPPPQPRLACLPHSHTFSSIRDWRRSTSSLCTPPSTPSTPPYLTAGFAFQAQAPPSPAQSPLGLGSLYGAEQQDFRTGSDKLRRSMPNLVRAPSMPIPTNPCASPSLLRNSQSFDSSCALARLQSSIPPPGQLQNRVQSVGNFSLLSRQPSKATAYVSPTIKGSASTSLQFLNSSGIPLLNKPAGGSASTPTTPRSSLPRPASFVCTTISAPRSKVAQPTRSLLTPPKSLSTFSALRNSSWRDGCY, from the exons ATGGAGGCCGCCGTGCTGACGGCCATGGCGGAGGTGGagtgcggcggcggcggcaaCATGCTGAAGGCGGAGCTGGAGGTGAAGAAGCTGCAGGAGCTCGTCCGCAAACTGGAGCGGCAGAACGAGCAGCTGCGGAGCCGCTCCGGAGGATGCCGACAGTCCTCCCTGGAGACCTTCCACTACTTCCAGCCGCACAGCGTCGACGATGAAGCCACGGAggacgaagaggaggaggaggaggaggaagaggaacagTTGGTTCTGGATGACCTGGAGCTTTTGGATCTGGACTCGCTGAGCTCCGAACCTGATGAAACCTG GTTGTACTCCTCTTCCAAGTCCACGCAGAGCTCAAGTGACTCCCTCACGCCGCTGGAGTGGTGCCGGAAGGTTCTGGACAGCCCCAAATCTGAGGTGGAGGCTGCCAGGAAGTCCCTGTCCCTGAAGCTGGAACAAG tcTCTAGGTGGCGTAGCTCTCTGCCCAACCCCTCGctatcctcctcctcctcttcctcctctcccgGACCTCCTCGAGTGGCAGGAGTGTCTCCCATCAGTTCCTCCCCTCAGCCGCCCGACCGACCCG CTCCATCCTACTCCTCCCCAATCCACCCACTCCTTCACCGCACCCTGAGCCCCATCGGGAAGGAGCTGTCCCCTGTGGCTGAGAGGACCCCCACCTTCCTCCCTCACCCTGCCTCTCAAG GTCGCAGCCAGCGGCGCTCCGCCTTCAGCGCTCAGTCGTCTGTGGACAGCGACCTGGGAGCGTCGGAGCTGGAGGACGACCCCGTGGGGCTGGAATACAAACTACAGGACCTGACTGACGTCCAGGTTATGGCTCGACTGCAAGAGGAAA GTCTAAGGCAGGACTACGCCAGCACGTCCTGCGTCCTGGCCAACCGCCGCAGCCAGAGCTTCTCCTTCCAGCTCAGCTCGCTCGGAGCCGGCCGTggcctggaggaggacgacgagGAGGACGAAGACGACTACGGGCTCCTCCCCCCGCCGCAGCCCCGCCTCGCCTGCCTGCCGCACTCCCACACCTTCTCCAGCATCAGAGACTGGCGAAGA ATAAGCTGCGGAGGAGCATGCCTAACCTGGTCCGAGCTCCCAGCATGCCCATTCCCACTAATCCTTGCGCTTCGCCTTCTTTGCTACGTAACAGCCAGAGCTTTGACTCATCCTGCGCTCTGGCGCGCCTGCAGTCCTCTA TCCCTCCCCCAGGCCAACTCCAGAACAGGGTACAGAGCGTCGGCAACTTCTCTTTGCTGTCACGGCAACCGTCGAAGGCCACCGCCTATGTCAGCCCCACTATCAAAGGCTCCGCCTCCACCAGCCTCCAGTTCCTGAACAGCAGCGGGATTCCTCTGCTCAACAAACCCGCGGGAGGCTCCGCCTCCACTCCGACGACGCCCCGCAGCAGCCTGCCTCGCCCCGCCTCTTTTGTGTGCACCACAATCTCCGCTCCCCGCAGCAAGGTGGCCCAACCAACAAGAAG TTTACTGACTCCTCCAAAGAGCTTGTCCACCTTCAGTGCCCTTCGTAACAGCAGCTGGAGAGACGGCTGCTACTGA